From the Halalkalicoccus sp. CGA53 genome, one window contains:
- the secF gene encoding protein translocase subunit SecF: MSDSPVPVVDYTRYSNRQLVAVPLALFLVALLVITGTWATTGAPAYLGIDFTGGTEIQIETDASQDEIRAAFDAEVESITPIPAEDDQYLVEFQSTDVSEIESDAEAAGFGVISIAGTSATFGADTQVQALIGLLLAFLGMSVIVAALFRTLIPSVAVIASAASDLVIPLALMNLFEIQLTLGTVAALLMLIGYSVDSDLLLNTHVLRRRGDFYESVRRAMRTGVTMTTTAIIAMLVMTLVATYFGIPLLPEIGLVLVFGLLADLMNTYLLNVSLLRWYKFEGVNR; encoded by the coding sequence ATGTCGGACTCGCCAGTACCGGTCGTCGACTACACCCGGTACTCGAACCGCCAGCTGGTCGCGGTTCCGCTGGCGCTCTTTCTCGTCGCGCTCCTCGTCATCACGGGGACGTGGGCGACGACCGGCGCACCCGCGTACCTCGGCATCGACTTCACCGGCGGCACCGAGATCCAGATCGAAACCGACGCGTCACAGGACGAGATCAGGGCGGCCTTCGACGCCGAGGTCGAGTCGATCACGCCGATCCCCGCCGAGGACGACCAGTACCTCGTCGAGTTCCAGTCCACGGACGTCTCCGAGATCGAGTCGGACGCCGAGGCCGCCGGCTTCGGCGTCATCTCGATCGCCGGCACCTCCGCGACGTTCGGCGCGGACACCCAGGTCCAGGCGCTGATCGGCCTCCTGCTCGCCTTCCTGGGGATGAGCGTCATCGTCGCCGCCCTCTTTCGCACGCTGATCCCGAGCGTCGCCGTCATCGCGTCGGCGGCGAGCGACCTGGTGATCCCGCTCGCGCTGATGAACCTCTTCGAGATCCAGCTCACGCTCGGGACCGTCGCCGCCCTCCTCATGCTGATCGGCTACAGCGTCGACTCCGACCTGCTTCTCAACACGCACGTCCTGCGACGGCGCGGCGACTTCTACGAGTCGGTCAGGAGAGCGATGCGGACCGGCGTGACGATGACGACGACGGCGATCATCGCCATGCTCGTCATGACCCTCGTCGCGACCTACTTCGGGATCCCCCTCTTACCCGAGATCGGGCTCGTGCTCGTCTTCGGCCTGCTCGCGGACCTGATGAACACCTACCTGCTGAACGTGAGCCTGCTCCGCTGGTACAAGTTCGAGGGGGTAAACCGATGA
- a CDS encoding preprotein translocase subunit SecD encodes MSDDEHGVLRKHWRISLLVVLVLLSAAFLFLPTFAPDDGDEGEEGAQQQIETTGLTNLQFGLDLAGGSRVRAPLAGLTAEGLTIDPGETGEVEEAIATELDLSTRDVRAYHGDGGEGQGTIELRTDEVSTEEFEAALSTTGFEGGEIRYGVTEETTDEAVEVMQDKISESPFARGDASKATAADGQHFVVVEIPGVTLEEVIDLIGDQGVVELHITYPDGEGGYEERLLLEDDDIADVGFATEEGQQGPRVPVTLTNDGAVTFANAMRDEGFTTEGIQQGCAYQEDADEPGYCLLTVVDGEVVDAHSLGPDLAQGVESSEFESDPQFVMLAPSMDDARNLQINLRAGALPAPLDLDAGTQSFLGPSQAEEFKFLSLATGFVAVLAVSGVVAARYRDPRVGGPMIVTAASEVFLLLGFAALVGYPLDLAAIAGFIAVVGTGVDDLIIIADEILQEGDVSTGRVFESRFRKAFWVIGAAAATTIVAMSPLAVLSLGDLTGFALFTIVGVLIGVLVTRPAYGDILRVLLTGR; translated from the coding sequence ATGAGCGACGACGAGCACGGAGTGCTCAGAAAACACTGGCGCATCTCGCTGCTCGTCGTACTCGTCCTCCTGAGCGCCGCGTTCCTCTTCCTCCCGACGTTCGCACCCGACGACGGCGACGAGGGCGAGGAGGGTGCCCAGCAGCAGATCGAGACGACCGGGCTGACGAACCTCCAGTTCGGCCTCGACCTCGCGGGCGGCTCCAGGGTGAGGGCACCACTCGCCGGCCTCACCGCCGAGGGACTGACGATCGACCCGGGAGAGACGGGCGAGGTCGAGGAGGCGATAGCAACGGAGCTCGACCTCTCGACGCGCGACGTGCGTGCGTACCACGGCGACGGGGGTGAGGGTCAGGGAACGATCGAGCTCCGGACGGACGAGGTGAGCACCGAGGAGTTCGAGGCCGCGCTCTCCACCACCGGCTTCGAGGGCGGCGAGATCAGGTACGGAGTGACGGAGGAGACCACCGACGAGGCGGTCGAGGTGATGCAGGACAAGATCAGCGAGTCACCCTTCGCCCGCGGGGACGCCTCGAAGGCGACCGCGGCCGACGGCCAGCACTTCGTCGTCGTCGAGATCCCCGGGGTCACGCTCGAGGAGGTGATCGACCTGATCGGGGACCAGGGCGTCGTCGAACTCCACATCACGTATCCCGACGGCGAGGGCGGCTACGAGGAGCGCCTGCTGCTCGAAGACGACGACATCGCGGACGTCGGCTTCGCGACCGAGGAGGGTCAGCAGGGCCCTCGCGTCCCGGTGACGCTCACCAACGACGGCGCGGTAACGTTCGCGAACGCGATGCGAGACGAGGGCTTCACGACGGAGGGGATCCAGCAGGGCTGTGCCTACCAGGAGGACGCCGACGAGCCGGGCTACTGCCTGCTCACGGTCGTCGACGGCGAGGTGGTCGACGCCCACAGCCTCGGTCCCGACCTCGCCCAGGGGGTCGAGTCGAGCGAGTTCGAGAGCGACCCCCAGTTCGTCATGCTCGCGCCGTCGATGGACGACGCCAGAAACCTCCAGATCAACCTCCGGGCGGGCGCGCTACCCGCGCCGCTCGACCTCGACGCCGGCACGCAGAGCTTCCTCGGACCGAGTCAGGCCGAGGAGTTCAAGTTCCTCTCGCTCGCGACCGGCTTCGTCGCCGTCCTCGCCGTCTCCGGCGTCGTCGCCGCTCGGTACCGTGATCCCAGGGTGGGAGGACCGATGATCGTCACCGCCGCCTCCGAGGTCTTTCTCTTACTGGGCTTCGCCGCCCTCGTCGGCTACCCGCTCGACCTCGCCGCCATCGCCGGCTTCATCGCCGTCGTCGGGACGGGAGTGGACGACCTGATCATCATCGCCGACGAGATCCTCCAGGAGGGCGACGTGAGTACGGGAAGAGTGTTCGAGAGCCGGTTCCGGAAGGCGTTCTGGGTGATCGGCGCGGCTGCCGCGACGACGATCGTCGCGATGTCTCCCCTCGCAGTGTTGAGCCTCGGCGACCTCACCGGCTTCGCGCTGTTCACCATCGTCGGCGTGCTGATCGGCGTTCTCGTGACCAGACCCGCCTACGGCGACATCCTCCGCGTCCTGCTCACCGGGCGATGA
- a CDS encoding HAD family hydrolase: protein MSRAIVFDLDGTLLSFDRPYGTVLSETFERSVGESRQEWVDTYSESFFERFRALDPEPVRRAFAAVGVGDPGELRGTLLEREIAASEPPSGAHDDLERLAAEYRLGVLTNGLPDWQLAKLRAHDVEGRFDAVVTSYEVGAHKPDPAPFREVERRIEGEGYAMVGDSDGDIEGARGVGWSALRYDGGGFGGVPGKLGYG from the coding sequence ATGAGTCGGGCGATCGTCTTCGACCTCGACGGCACGCTGCTCTCGTTCGACCGGCCCTACGGAACGGTCCTCTCCGAGACGTTCGAGCGATCCGTCGGTGAGAGTCGCCAGGAGTGGGTCGACACCTACTCCGAGAGCTTCTTCGAGCGGTTCCGGGCGCTCGACCCCGAGCCGGTGCGGCGTGCGTTCGCGGCGGTCGGAGTCGGCGATCCAGGGGAGCTGAGAGGGACGCTGCTCGAACGCGAGATCGCCGCGAGCGAACCGCCGAGCGGAGCGCACGATGACCTCGAACGGCTGGCCGCGGAGTACCGGCTGGGCGTACTCACGAACGGCCTCCCGGACTGGCAGCTCGCGAAGCTCCGGGCACACGACGTGGAGGGGCGGTTCGATGCGGTCGTCACCTCCTACGAGGTCGGCGCACACAAGCCCGATCCGGCGCCGTTTCGCGAGGTAGAGCGCCGGATCGAGGGAGAGGGATACGCGATGGTCGGGGATTCCGACGGGGATATCGAGGGAGCTCGCGGCGTGGGCTGGAGCGCCCTCCGGTACGACGGCGGCGGGTTCGGAGGGGTACCCGGGAAACTCGGGTACGGGTAG